From a single Candidatus Babeliales bacterium genomic region:
- a CDS encoding colicin E3/pyocin S6 family cytotoxin — protein sequence MLHNKIKALMLCYIVLCGHILLPSIISGSLIKTCNDLTPVENITIGGNLIGYDDTSLTNVTVTHVSKTTTETIVVITTRKGCVYAAPNQLFYDPSCNQWIAAQSITTNTTLLDAHLNHCSCLKVETISVPPTDVYHISTTDPHNFFVSEQELLTHNALPVIVISLAWLFGEGLKFAGITIGTAVLSSYVGVQLYNAQKQKQKCNISLHVGPCGNPCTDPDDDDNDKERVFNTISKTEFFQSMKKHYEHYKEDIYRTKTDTFGKKTKYIKWDHLHNDIEAYTKNGKHLGSINPRTLKFCKPANPRNWIEV from the coding sequence ATGCTTCACAACAAAATTAAAGCACTAATGCTTTGCTACATTGTTCTCTGTGGACACATACTGTTACCATCCATTATTTCTGGTTCGCTGATTAAAACTTGTAATGACCTTACTCCTGTAGAAAATATCACTATTGGAGGCAACCTCATTGGATATGATGATACATCACTAACCAACGTCACAGTAACACATGTATCAAAAACAACCACAGAAACAATAGTTGTTATCACAACACGTAAAGGATGCGTCTATGCTGCACCTAATCAGTTATTTTATGATCCATCTTGTAATCAATGGATTGCAGCACAATCAATAACTACAAATACAACGCTTCTTGATGCTCATCTAAATCATTGTTCTTGTCTTAAGGTTGAAACAATCTCTGTTCCACCAACTGATGTTTATCATATTTCTACAACAGATCCTCACAATTTTTTTGTTTCTGAACAAGAATTGTTAACGCACAATGCTCTTCCTGTAATTGTAATCAGCCTTGCGTGGTTATTTGGCGAAGGTCTTAAATTTGCGGGAATAACTATTGGAACTGCTGTTTTGAGTAGTTATGTTGGTGTTCAATTATATAATGCACAGAAACAAAAACAGAAATGTAATATTTCTTTACACGTAGGCCCTTGCGGAAATCCCTGCACTGATCCTGATGATGATGATAACGATAAAGAACGAGTATTTAACACCATTTCCAAAACAGAATTCTTTCAATCAATGAAAAAACATTATGAACATTATAAAGAGGATATATATAGAACAAAAACAGATACTTTTGGAAAAAAAACCAAATATATTAAGTGGGATCATTTGCATAATGATATAGAAGCCTATACTAAAAATGGCAAACATTTGGGATCAATTAATCCAAGAACCTTAAAATTTTGTAAACCAGCAAATCCTCGCAATTGGATTGAGGTCTAA
- a CDS encoding HI0074 family nucleotidyltransferase substrate-binding subunit: MEKIMDESAIDLSKVLKAQAVFERFRQDMRNDRDQAGAVQAFEFCYELAWKIMKRFLASRGQETGSPKDTFRAAAIEKIIDDPEVWFEFQKKRNLTTHTYEQENLEAIVAIFDQFSVELSTLIERLKEMS, encoded by the coding sequence ATGGAAAAAATAATGGATGAATCGGCTATAGATTTAAGCAAAGTACTCAAGGCACAGGCAGTTTTTGAAAGATTTCGTCAAGACATGAGAAATGATAGAGATCAAGCGGGAGCTGTGCAAGCATTTGAGTTTTGTTATGAATTAGCATGGAAAATAATGAAGCGTTTTTTGGCTTCTAGAGGGCAAGAAACAGGATCTCCAAAAGATACATTCCGTGCAGCAGCAATTGAAAAAATAATTGATGATCCGGAAGTATGGTTTGAGTTTCAAAAAAAACGTAATCTTACAACCCATACGTATGAGCAAGAAAATTTGGAAGCTATAGTGGCAATTTTTGATCAATTTTCTGTTGAGCTTAGCACATTAATTGAGCGCTTAAAGGAAATGTCATGA
- a CDS encoding nucleotidyltransferase domain-containing protein has protein sequence MIHMDPRHWLMVTAILQKYPYTFYAFGSRVKGTHRPLSDLDICFMDDIPWNIRSHIDEDFENSDLPFKVDVVDWNMSDENFRAKIAPDLTLIQEVKKS, from the coding sequence ATGATCCATATGGATCCTCGTCATTGGCTTATGGTAACAGCAATTTTGCAAAAATACCCCTATACGTTTTATGCTTTTGGCTCACGCGTAAAAGGAACACACAGACCGTTATCTGATTTAGATATATGTTTTATGGACGATATTCCTTGGAATATTCGCTCGCACATTGATGAAGATTTTGAGAATTCGGATTTACCCTTTAAGGTTGATGTGGTTGATTGGAATATGTCCGATGAAAATTTTCGTGCAAAAATAGCTCCTGATCTTACGCTGATTCAAGAAGTTAAAAAGAGTTAA